The Neisseria animaloris genome segment GGCTGTCAGCAGGGTAATCATGCCTTTTCGGGGAGCTACGGGTTTTTCAGGTACGTCGGCATAGTCGATAATACGCACGTTGCCCTGCGAGCTGGCCTTCAAGATGTTGAGCTCTTGTTGTTTGGCTAAAAGCTGAGTGTAGGTGGTTTGGTTGGTCTCGACGTCGCGCGTCAGGCGGATGACTTCCTGCTGGGTGTTCGGCAGGTCGGCGATTTGTTGGTTGATTTTGCTTTTGGCTTTTTGCAGCACGGCCAGTTTGTCGAGTACGGCTTTGTATGACGGGTGCTCGGGCGTGTACAGCTCGGCCATTCCTGCTTCTTCGGTTTTCAGTGTGGTGATTTGGGCTTCGATATTAATCAGGCTTTCAAGTGCCCCTTTGGATTCGACGGGAATATCAAGCGAGCCGCTTTTCCGGCGGTATTCGTTTAATTTGTTTTCGGCATCTTGCAGCGTTTCGCGCAAACGGGGCAGCTCGCTGCTGATAAAAGCCAATCCGCTGGCGGCAACCTGAACATCACGGTTGACGTTTTGGTTGACATAGTTGTCGGCAATGCTGTTGAGTATGGCGTGGATTTTTTCGGAATCTTCACCCGTATAAGCCAGATTGATAATCGGGCTGGTTTTGCCTTTACTGGATACGGTGAGGTTCTGTTTGATGTTTTCGATGGCACTCAGTCTTGAATGTTTGACCATTGAGAATTTTTGGCCGGCATCAGCCAAAATCTGATTGACCTGTAAGGTGGTTTTCGCGTTGATTTTCAGTGGCTGCCCGACCCGGCCTTCCAACACTTTGCCGTTGGGTAGCTCGAGTTTGTAGGTTTTTTTGTCGGTTGCAGTGAGTGTAAACGGCTCATTCAGCCATTCTTTATCAACAGTGAAAGTGTGGATTTTCAGCTCGGGTTCGACATCGCTGCTGAGGTTGTGTGCCAAACGTCCGAATACGGGAAAATATTCGGGAGTGATGGTTTGGTCGAGCTGCAAATCGTCCACGGTTTTACCGATAACCAAGCGCGACTGAACCAGTTCGATTTCAGCATCCGAAGTCGGTGGGTTGTCCGGTCTGTATACCGCATTGATTTCGGAAAGAATCTGGTTTTGCTTGGTTTCGATTTCAAGCATGGCATCGGCACGGTATACCGGGGTGGCCGAAACGCTGTACAGGGCACCGAGCAGGCCGCCTGCCAGCACCGCAGTAAGAATCGGTTTTTTGTAGGCCAACAGGCTGTGTATTTGCTGCCCGAGGTCGATTTCGCCACCGTTGCCGTTATTTTGCGGAAAAGGAGGATAGTGTTTAGCCATTATCGGAATTTCCTTAAGCTTTATCGGTTATATTTTTATCGGATTAGGGTCTGAGGGTCAGTTTCATCGCCCATTGTTCTGCCGCATCAGCAAGCTGCCGGTAAACGGCTTCGAAAACTTCTTCCGGTTGCTGGAATGGGTCGGGAATGCTTTTTTTGGGCAGCCATTGGGCAAACAGCATGGTTTTCCGTCTGGCTTCCGGCAGAATATCCGCCACCATCTCGATGTGTATGGGTTCCATCACTAGAATCAGATCCGCTTCTTTGCACATTTCCGGTGTAAGCTGGCGGGCAGTATGCCCCGCGACAATCACACCGTGTTTGAGCGCTGTTCTAATTGCTTGCAATTCGGCATCTTTACCTGTTACCGCACGCAATCCTGCTGAAGATATGTTTAGAAGCGGCATTTTCTGCTGCAAAAGCCGTTCGGCGGTAGGGGAGCGGCAAATGTTGCCGATACAGACAATCAAAATCTTTTGGTACATCACGTTTAAAACCTGTCGGACTACAACATCAGCTGACTATTTGAACGTGTTGTCCAAAGAATTGGCGTTGGTAATCGAGCTTGTCAGCTGTGAAATGACGCGGTTCCAGCGTGCCACCGGAGCGGCGGTGATATACACCACGTCATCGGTACGCAGTTTGAAACGGTTGGCCAGCGCATAGGCCGAAGCGTCTTTCAGATTAAGCTGGTAAACGTGTATCGGTTTTTTACGGTCGTAAGGTGCGTTGCGGATAACGAACACGCCCGAAGCATTAGCCGTTATTTGGTTCATGCCGCCTGCATCGCCCAAAGCCTGCGTGAGGGTCAGACCGTGGCTGCCGATACGCAGCGTGGTTTGTTTGCCGACTTCACCCATTACGTGAACACGGCTGTTTTCGGTAGTGGGCACATAAACGATGTCGCCTCCGCTTAATAGCAGGTTTTGCGACAAATCACCGTATTGGCGGATGTCTTGCAGTGAAATGGTGCGTTCTATGCCGTTTTTAGTCCATTTGATGTTGTTGGTATCGGCGTTTTCGGCCGCACCGCCGGCTTGGTCGATTACGTCAACCAAGGTGAGCGGGATATTGGTAACGGGAAATTGGCCGGGCTTGGCCACTGCTCCCGATACGGAAACGCGTTGCGAGCGGAATTCGGCTATGTTGACGGAAACCTGCGGTCTTTTGATGTAGCGTTTCAGACGGCTTGTGAGGATTTTTTGCAATTGGGGCAGGGTTTTGCCGCGGGCATAGATTTTCCCTGCCAGCGGGTAGGCAAGATAGCCTGATTCGTCCACCCATGCCCCGTTGCTGACCTGTTTGCTTTCGGGGTTGGTGCTGATGGGGGTGGGTGTGTTCAGATCGGGGTGGTGCCACACCAGAATGTTCAATACGTCGCCGCTGCCGATGCGGTAGCGGTAAGCTGCTTTTTGGCGTTCCAGAGCCGGGTTGCTTAAGGCACGGCGGGGAGATTCCTGCATGCGCTCCACCAAGCCGAGGGTAATCGGGTAGATATTGACTCTGTTATCGAGTTTGGTGTCGGCAACGGTTTCGTTGTTTTCATAAACCACGGTTTTATTGCGTGTGGGGAGTCCCGACCCGGGGATAACGGTACAGCCTGCCGTGAAAACCAGCAGGGAAAAGCTGATAACAGTGAGTTTTCTGATGTTCACGTAATTCGTCCTTCTCATTGGTTTCGTGAGGCCGTCTGAAAACAGGAAATGAAGAGCAGGGTGTTCAGACGGCCTTGAGGTTTTGTTTCCAAACCAAATCGCATATGTCGTCTTTGGGGGTAAAACCGGTTGGTGCTTCGAGTAAGAGTTGGCGAAGGGCCATTTGGTTCATTTCTTTGCATGCCGAATCCATACGTTCGAGAATGTCGGATAGCTCGCTCCAAGGCAGCATTACCTCGCTGGCTGTCATAATTCGGGGGTGTGTGGTCTTTTGTACGTCATCTCCGATTAACAATTCTTCATATAATTTTTCACCCGGACGCAATCCGGTAACTTTGATTTCGATGTCTCCGTCGGGGTGATTTTCGTCTTTTACTTCCAAACCGCTGAGGCGGATCATTTGACGGGCAAGGTCGATGATTTTGACCGATTCGCCCATGTCGAGCACAAATACGTCGCCGCCTTTACCCATCGCTCCGGCCTGAATCACCAGCTGGGCGGCTTCGGGTATAGTCATGAAGTAACGGGTGATGTCTTCGTGGGTCAGCGTAACAGGACCGCCGGCGGCGATTTGTTTTTCAAATACGGGCACAACCGAACCGGAAGAACCGAGCACGTTGCCGAAACGCACCATACAGAAGCGGGTTTTCTGGCCGGGTTCGGCGGCCAATGCTTGCAGGCAGAGCTCGGCCATGCGTTTGCTCGCACCCATGGTATTGGTGGGGCGGACGGCTTTGTCGGTGGAAATCAGCACGAAAGTTTCCACGTCCGCATCGATTGCCGCCTGTGCGCAGAAGAGGGTGCCGTACACATTGTTTCGCACGCCTTCGATGGTGTTGAATTCCACCATGGGTACGTGTTTGTAGGCGGCGGCGTGATACACGGTTTGCACGCCGTATGCTTTCATGATGGTAAAAAGACGTTTGCGGTGCTGTATGGAACCGAGCAGGGGGATAACTTCGATATGGGTGTTCGAGGCCGTCTGAAATTCGAACAGTTCTTTATCGATGCTGTACAGCGAAAACTCGGATAATTCGAACAGCAGCAGTTTGGCCGGGCGGTAGCGGATAATCTGGCGGCACAACTCCGAACCGATAGAACCGCCCGCACCGGTAACTATGACTACTTTTCCGGTAATGTCGGCTCCCATCAGTTTGTCGTCGGGAGCTACGGGGTCGCGGCCGAGTAGGTCGACAACCGAGATTTTTTTCAAGGCACTGACAGTAATTTTACCGTCTACCAAATCTTTCATGCCGGGAATCGCCAGCACTTCGCATGGATACGCTTTCAAACGTTCGACAATGATTTTGCGTTCTTCCTGCGTGGCGCTCGGAATGGCCAGCAGGATTTTTTCGACACCGTAGCGGTTGATCAGATCGTCGAGTTCAGACGGCTTGTACACCATCAGATCGTAAATCAGCGTACACTGGATGGCGGTGTTGTCGTCTACAAAAGCAACCGCATAATATTCGCTGACTTGTTTGATGGCTTCCAAAAGCTGCCGCCCCGATTGGCCTGCGCCGTAGATGATGACGGGAATCATATGTTTTCTACGGCGGCGGTCGGACAAAATGGTTTTCAGTATCATGCGTGAGCTGGTAACCAACACGACCAGCAGCAAGAAATAAACAATCGGCAAAGCCAACCGCAGCCGCTGTTCGAATATCAACACGCTTAAGAAAAACAGCATTGCCGAGATGAAGCAGCCCAAGACCGCCGTAGTCAGAACACGGGTACTTACGTAACGGGTAACGGCACGGTACAGACCCAGTTTGATAAACAGCAGGATAGTCAGCACGGCGGTACTGCCGAAAGCCAGCCAGTTGGCGGGGTTGGACCATTCTTCGTTGTAACTGGCTTTCAGGCTTTGGGCAAACCAGAAAGCTACAAAGATTACAACGGCATCGTGAATCACGAAAAAGGTTTTTTTGACATTACGGGGTAGCGTCAACAGCGTTTCCAGGTTCATGGCGGTGTACTCTGAGTAAGATTGTTATGACGTTGATATGGGTCGGGCCCACGCAATATCCTGCCTTTCAGACGGCCTTTGGCAGAAAGCGGGTTATGTTTATTTTGTTGCTTCTTTCAACACGGATTCGATGTTTTTACAGCAGAAATCGATTTGTTCGGGCGTGATGGTCGGGTGCACCAAAAACATCAGGCTGGTGTCGCCCAATTCCACCGCGTTTTTCAAACGCTCTTTCGGCCGCCACGGCGTGTTGTCGAAGGCTTTTTCCAAATACACCTCCGAGCAGCTGCCCTGATAGCACGGCACTTTGCGCGCGCCTAATTCTTCGACGATGCGGTCGCGGCTCCAGCCTGCTTTGAGGTTTTCGGGTTTCACGAACGCATAGAATTTGTATTGCGCGTGTTCGATGTAGTCGGGAACATTCACCAAACGGATGCTGCCGAAGTTTTTTAAGACGGCCTCCAGCTTGGCGGCGTTGGCTTGGCGTTTGGCCGTCCATTCCGGCATACGTTTGAGCTGGATGCGGCCGATGGCGGCCTGCATTTCCATCATGCGCCAGTTGGTGCCGAAACTTTCGTGCAGCCAGCGGAAGCCGGGCGGATGTTGGCGGTTGTACACGGCATCGTAGCTTTTGCCGTGGTCTTTATACGACCACATTTTCGACCACAACGCTTTATCGTTGGTGGTAACCATGCCGCCTTCGCCGCCGGTGGTCATGATTTTGTCTTGGCAGAACGACCATGCGCCGACATGGCCGATGGAGCCGACCGGTTTGCCTTTGTATTTCGCGCCGTGGGCTTGGGCGCAGTCTTCGATGACCCACAGATTGTGCTTGTCGGCCAAAGCCATAATCGCGTCCATTTCAGCGGGCATACCGGCCAAATGCACCACGATAATGGCTTTGGTATTCGGAGTTAAGGCCGTCTGAATGGTTTCGGCGGAAATGTTTTGGCTGTTTAAATCCACGTCGGCAAACACGGGGTTGGCACCGGCTGTAACAATCGATGAGGCAGAAGCCAAAAACGTGCGCGGGGTAACGATCACATCGTCACCCGCACCGATGCCCATGGCTTTAAGGGCAACGTCTAAAGCCAGCGTGCCGTTGCCGAGTGCAACCGCGTATTGCGTGCCGGCAAAAGCGGCAAATTCTTGTTCAAACTCGCGGCATTCCGTGCCCGTCCAATAATTGACTTTATTGGAGAGCAATACGCGGGATACGGCATCGGCCTCTTCTTGGGTAAACGAAGGCCACGGGGCAAGTGAGGTGTTTAGCATGTTTTTCTACCTTGTCAGTTTTTGGGCGGGGATACCGAATGCGGTTTCATTGTCGGGAATATTTTCGATAACGGCAGCTCCTGCGCCGATGATGCAGTTTTTTCCTACTTTGCTGTTTTGCCGGGTACAACTGCCGATTCCTATCCAACTCAATTCATCGATAGAAGTGTTTCCTGCCAAATGAGAACCGGGGCTGATGTGCACGAAATCACCTAGCCGGCAATCATGATCGACCGTGGCCGAATTGTTGATGATTACCCCTTTTCCTATATGTGCTCCGGCACCTACAACGGCTTGCGCGAAGATAACCGTTCCGTGTTCTACCTTGGCAAAACGGCTGACGACGGCGGAGGGGTGGGTGATAACGGGTAGGTGGAAGCCCATTTTTTCCACTTCTTCAAAACGCCTCTTGCGGGTTGCATTGTCGCCTATGGCGAGGGCGACATCATATTGGTCGGGGGTAACGGTTTGCCCGAGCAGCCCGCAGCCGCCGAGCAGCGGAAAGCCCATAAATTCGGTTTTTTTGCCGTTATGATAATCGTCGAGAAAGACCACGGTTTCCCACTTTTCCATCAACAAAGCCGCGTCCAATATCACTTTGGCGTGCCCGCCCGCACCGATAACGGCCAGTTTGTTATTCATTATCTTCATTGCCTGTAAATTTGGTTGTGGTGGCTTCGCCCTCTGCCGAGATGCCTTCGCGGACGAATACTTTTTTTACGGTCAGCAGCAAAATCTTCAAATCCAACCAAAAAGAATGGTTGTCTATATACCAGACATCCAATTGGAATTTTTCGTTCCATGAAATGGCGTTTCTGCCGTTTACCTGCGCCCACCCCGTAATGCCCGGCCTCATTTCGTGGCGGCGGTATTGGAAAGCGTTATACAGCGGCAGGTATTCCATCAGCAGCGGGCGGGGGCCGACCAAACTCATCTCCCCTTTTAAGACATTCCAAAGTTCCGGCAGTTCGTCGAGGCTGGTGGAGCGCAGTTTGCGGCCGAACGGGGTCAGGCGTTCGTTGTCGGGAAGGGGATGGCCGTCTGAATCCGCCGCATCGCGCATCGAGCGGAATTTAACCATTTTGAAAGGCTTGCCGTTCATGCCCGGGCGGGTTTGGGTAAAAAATACCGGCGAACCGAGATTTTTACGGATCAGGTAAATCAACACCAGAAACACGGGGGATAAAACAATCAACCCTAATGCCGAGGCAATGATGTCGAGCAGGCGTTTGAGCAGTTTATGCATGGCCTAACCTTTCGATAAGGTTGACGATTTTTTGATAGGCGATATCGCGTTTGAAGCGGCGTTTGATTTCTTCCGACTGCACGGGATCGTTTTTATGCAGCAGAATTTTTCTTGCCGCCGCTACAAAATCCGCCACATCGCCCGACCGGTAATCGGCATGTGGCACCAGCGTCAGTACTTCCGCAACTTCCCGGTTGATTTGGCTGTTGAGAATCGGTTTCTGCAAAGCCATGTAGTCGGAGAGTTTGTTGGTAATCGATTGCATGGCATAAGAATGAATCGGGTTGACGGCGATATCGCAACCTTTGGCCACTGACATCATTTCCGCATAAGGAAGGAAACCGTAAAATTTAACCGAATTGGATTCATATTGTTTGAGTTTGTCTAAATCGGGGCCGCCACCCATAACATGCAGTTCTACGTTTTCGCCCTCGTTGGCAAGTTGCCGTATGCCTTTGCAAACGGTTTCGACATCGTAGCTGAAACTCAGCGTGCCCAAATAGAAAAAGCGGGTTTTATTGTCGCCGAATGTTTTGGCCGGAGCGGTGGCCAGTTTTTCAAAATCAGCACCGATATAAACCACTTCTCCGGGCGCGTTCGGGTTGGCTTCTTGGGCGCGGTCGAGGTAGCTTTGCGATACTGCGACCAAGCCGTCCGCACAGCGGTAGGCAGCATTGGCGCGCGAGGCAAACGGCAGCAGGTTGTGCGGTATTTTTTTCAAGAAAGGCACAACCGAAGAAAAAGATTCCGGCCAAACGTCCTGCACGTCGATAATCAGTTTGTAGCCCAAACGGGCTTTGTGTCGCCCCAGCAGAATGTTGGTGGCGATCAGCGGATAGGCGGAATATACGACACTCTGATCACCGGGGCGGCAGCCGGCAAGCCATCGTTCGAATTCTTTAACAAATACATGATGGCTCTGCACCCGTGCCAGCGATACGTTTTTGTTGTAGCCGCTTTCGTTGAGCAACATCACTTTCAGACGGCCTCTGGAAGCTGTTTCGGCATCCCGAGGCCGTCTGAAACATTTGTCGTAATGCTTGAAGTTGCTGGTAATCAGCAAAACGTCATGCGATTGGGACAACAGCTCGGCAAGATACCAGAAGCGGTTGAAATGCGGCTCGGCAGGCAGCGAGCAATAAGGGGCGACAATGGTAATTCTCATCCGGCTTACCTCTTGTTTACATGTTGTATGCTGCCATGGTGGTGCGGTAAATCTCTTCGTCGGAACAGAGGGTTTCGACATGTTGTTTTAAAGCGGTTCCCATTTGTCGGCGCAGAGAGGCATCGCGTACCAGCGTTTCGACCGCATCGGCAAAGGCGGTTTTGTCTTCAAACGGAATGCAATAGCCCGTTTTGCCGTTGAGTACGATTTCGGATACGCCCGCCACATCATAAGTAACCACGGGCACGCCGTACAAGCCTGCTTCAAGCGTATTGTTACCGACTCCGGCACCGTGGTCGCCTACCAAAACGGGTGTGTTGAGCAGAATGTCGACTTCTTTGAAATAAGCGTTCAAATCGCGTACCCCGCCGAGGAAAATCACTTTGTCGTCCATTCCCAAGCGGCGGGCCTGCGCTTTCAGGTTTTCCAACTCTTCGCCGATACCGGCAACCGAAAGCCGTACGGATAAGCCGCGGTCGAGCAGTACTTTCACCATATCAATGGCCAGATTAACCGCGCGAACTTTATCCAAACGGGAAAGCGTGCCGAGCATCACGTAATCTTTTTCGGTTTTTTCAGGAACCGAATCGATTTCGGGCAGGGCATTGTAGGTGTAGTCAATGCGGGAGGCGGGAAACCCGTGTCGGATCAGTTTTTGCTGTTCGTGTCTGCAATTGGCGATGATATACACGCCGAGCTTGTCGAAAAGTTTGGCGATTTTCGGATAAGTTTCAGGGTTGAGGCCGCGGGCATGGTAGAACACTTTGGTTTTGGGCGAAGCGATTTTCGCCGCCACGGCACAGGCAGGCACGATACGGGCCATCTGGCAGTGCACGATATCCGGTTTTTCGAGTTTCAGCATTTTGGCGAATGCCAGCATTCCTTTGAAATAGCCGGCCGTGCTTTGGTAGAAATCAATTTCATACCATTTTATGCTCAGTTTCTCTGCATCTTGAATCAAAGGGCCGTCTGAAGAGGCCAAAATAACAGTGTGGCCTTGTTCGCTCAGTAAACGCCCGAGGCGGAAGGTGGCATGCTCTGTTCCGCCGAGGCCGCTCATGGAAGAAGTTAAGATAATTTTCATAAATGTTTCCAAGAGGAACGGATAAACCCGTAAATCGGAGTACGGTTGTATTGCGAAGTATGGAGAACGATATAAATAAAAATTAAAAAACAAGGAATCCAAACGAAAGGCAGCCGCAAAATGGAAGAGGGGATAAAGCCTGCTACCAGAAAAACCGCCATGCCGATCAAGGCGAAAAAGCGTATTTTGTTTTCAAGCGGTTTAGCAAAAATTATTCCGGTGCAATACACGGCGGCATACCCGATAAAGGCCAGTAACGAGATGATGCCGAAGCCCAAATAAAGTTCGATGATGAAACTGTGCGGGTTTTCAAAGCCCAAGCTGTAGCTGAGATGACCGCCGAAATATCCGCTAAAATTTTTCGGGCCGTAGCCGGTATACAGAAAAGGCAGATTGTCATAAAAGTAGTTGTAAATTTCTTGGCGGTAGGATACGGAATTATCGCTGCCGAAATCATATAGAAATAAATACAGGCGCGATGAAAGGCGCTCTAAAAACGGATT includes the following:
- a CDS encoding polysaccharide biosynthesis tyrosine autokinase, which translates into the protein MAKHYPPFPQNNGNGGEIDLGQQIHSLLAYKKPILTAVLAGGLLGALYSVSATPVYRADAMLEIETKQNQILSEINAVYRPDNPPTSDAEIELVQSRLVIGKTVDDLQLDQTITPEYFPVFGRLAHNLSSDVEPELKIHTFTVDKEWLNEPFTLTATDKKTYKLELPNGKVLEGRVGQPLKINAKTTLQVNQILADAGQKFSMVKHSRLSAIENIKQNLTVSSKGKTSPIINLAYTGEDSEKIHAILNSIADNYVNQNVNRDVQVAASGLAFISSELPRLRETLQDAENKLNEYRRKSGSLDIPVESKGALESLINIEAQITTLKTEEAGMAELYTPEHPSYKAVLDKLAVLQKAKSKINQQIADLPNTQQEVIRLTRDVETNQTTYTQLLAKQQELNILKASSQGNVRIIDYADVPEKPVAPRKGMITLLTALTAGMIASAWYLLRSGVRKGLTTPSEIEHMGMEVAAIVPLSKVQSRYSNKLKPLTGRSDFLLGEQEPTDAAIEALRALRTNIYFSMIGAKNNILMVTGSAPDVGKSFISSNLATVMAQSGKRILLIDADMRKGYLDQLFNARADEGLAEILEGKVSPGQAVQETQINHLDFISHGTMPENPSELLMDGRLKSLLLRASQRYDYVIIDTPPVLSVTDANIIGQHAGITLLVTRYEITTARELDNSVNRLLQSNVDIHGVILNGMKRNSHDGYAYYAAYVNKDKN
- a CDS encoding arsenate reductase/protein-tyrosine-phosphatase family protein, yielding MYQKILIVCIGNICRSPTAERLLQQKMPLLNISSAGLRAVTGKDAELQAIRTALKHGVIVAGHTARQLTPEMCKEADLILVMEPIHIEMVADILPEARRKTMLFAQWLPKKSIPDPFQQPEEVFEAVYRQLADAAEQWAMKLTLRP
- a CDS encoding polysaccharide export protein, which codes for MRKLTVISFSLLVFTAGCTVIPGSGLPTRNKTVVYENNETVADTKLDNRVNIYPITLGLVERMQESPRRALSNPALERQKAAYRYRIGSGDVLNILVWHHPDLNTPTPISTNPESKQVSNGAWVDESGYLAYPLAGKIYARGKTLPQLQKILTSRLKRYIKRPQVSVNIAEFRSQRVSVSGAVAKPGQFPVTNIPLTLVDVIDQAGGAAENADTNNIKWTKNGIERTISLQDIRQYGDLSQNLLLSGGDIVYVPTTENSRVHVMGEVGKQTTLRIGSHGLTLTQALGDAGGMNQITANASGVFVIRNAPYDRKKPIHVYQLNLKDASAYALANRFKLRTDDVVYITAAPVARWNRVISQLTSSITNANSLDNTFK
- a CDS encoding polysaccharide biosynthesis protein, with translation MNLETLLTLPRNVKKTFFVIHDAVVIFVAFWFAQSLKASYNEEWSNPANWLAFGSTAVLTILLFIKLGLYRAVTRYVSTRVLTTAVLGCFISAMLFFLSVLIFEQRLRLALPIVYFLLLVVLVTSSRMILKTILSDRRRRKHMIPVIIYGAGQSGRQLLEAIKQVSEYYAVAFVDDNTAIQCTLIYDLMVYKPSELDDLINRYGVEKILLAIPSATQEERKIIVERLKAYPCEVLAIPGMKDLVDGKITVSALKKISVVDLLGRDPVAPDDKLMGADITGKVVIVTGAGGSIGSELCRQIIRYRPAKLLLFELSEFSLYSIDKELFEFQTASNTHIEVIPLLGSIQHRKRLFTIMKAYGVQTVYHAAAYKHVPMVEFNTIEGVRNNVYGTLFCAQAAIDADVETFVLISTDKAVRPTNTMGASKRMAELCLQALAAEPGQKTRFCMVRFGNVLGSSGSVVPVFEKQIAAGGPVTLTHEDITRYFMTIPEAAQLVIQAGAMGKGGDVFVLDMGESVKIIDLARQMIRLSGLEVKDENHPDGDIEIKVTGLRPGEKLYEELLIGDDVQKTTHPRIMTASEVMLPWSELSDILERMDSACKEMNQMALRQLLLEAPTGFTPKDDICDLVWKQNLKAV
- a CDS encoding DegT/DnrJ/EryC1/StrS family aminotransferase — its product is MLNTSLAPWPSFTQEEADAVSRVLLSNKVNYWTGTECREFEQEFAAFAGTQYAVALGNGTLALDVALKAMGIGAGDDVIVTPRTFLASASSIVTAGANPVFADVDLNSQNISAETIQTALTPNTKAIIVVHLAGMPAEMDAIMALADKHNLWVIEDCAQAHGAKYKGKPVGSIGHVGAWSFCQDKIMTTGGEGGMVTTNDKALWSKMWSYKDHGKSYDAVYNRQHPPGFRWLHESFGTNWRMMEMQAAIGRIQLKRMPEWTAKRQANAAKLEAVLKNFGSIRLVNVPDYIEHAQYKFYAFVKPENLKAGWSRDRIVEELGARKVPCYQGSCSEVYLEKAFDNTPWRPKERLKNAVELGDTSLMFLVHPTITPEQIDFCCKNIESVLKEATK
- a CDS encoding acetyltransferase; this encodes MNNKLAVIGAGGHAKVILDAALLMEKWETVVFLDDYHNGKKTEFMGFPLLGGCGLLGQTVTPDQYDVALAIGDNATRKRRFEEVEKMGFHLPVITHPSAVVSRFAKVEHGTVIFAQAVVGAGAHIGKGVIINNSATVDHDCRLGDFVHISPGSHLAGNTSIDELSWIGIGSCTRQNSKVGKNCIIGAGAAVIENIPDNETAFGIPAQKLTR
- a CDS encoding sugar transferase; translated protein: MHKLLKRLLDIIASALGLIVLSPVFLVLIYLIRKNLGSPVFFTQTRPGMNGKPFKMVKFRSMRDAADSDGHPLPDNERLTPFGRKLRSTSLDELPELWNVLKGEMSLVGPRPLLMEYLPLYNAFQYRRHEMRPGITGWAQVNGRNAISWNEKFQLDVWYIDNHSFWLDLKILLLTVKKVFVREGISAEGEATTTKFTGNEDNE
- a CDS encoding glycosyltransferase, giving the protein MRITIVAPYCSLPAEPHFNRFWYLAELLSQSHDVLLITSNFKHYDKCFRRPRDAETASRGRLKVMLLNESGYNKNVSLARVQSHHVFVKEFERWLAGCRPGDQSVVYSAYPLIATNILLGRHKARLGYKLIIDVQDVWPESFSSVVPFLKKIPHNLLPFASRANAAYRCADGLVAVSQSYLDRAQEANPNAPGEVVYIGADFEKLATAPAKTFGDNKTRFFYLGTLSFSYDVETVCKGIRQLANEGENVELHVMGGGPDLDKLKQYESNSVKFYGFLPYAEMMSVAKGCDIAVNPIHSYAMQSITNKLSDYMALQKPILNSQINREVAEVLTLVPHADYRSGDVADFVAAARKILLHKNDPVQSEEIKRRFKRDIAYQKIVNLIERLGHA
- a CDS encoding glycosyltransferase family 4 protein, with the protein product MKIILTSSMSGLGGTEHATFRLGRLLSEQGHTVILASSDGPLIQDAEKLSIKWYEIDFYQSTAGYFKGMLAFAKMLKLEKPDIVHCQMARIVPACAVAAKIASPKTKVFYHARGLNPETYPKIAKLFDKLGVYIIANCRHEQQKLIRHGFPASRIDYTYNALPEIDSVPEKTEKDYVMLGTLSRLDKVRAVNLAIDMVKVLLDRGLSVRLSVAGIGEELENLKAQARRLGMDDKVIFLGGVRDLNAYFKEVDILLNTPVLVGDHGAGVGNNTLEAGLYGVPVVTYDVAGVSEIVLNGKTGYCIPFEDKTAFADAVETLVRDASLRRQMGTALKQHVETLCSDEEIYRTTMAAYNM